CGATGTCCGCCGCTTCCATGATAGCATTGCCAGCCATTTTCAAAATGCTGGTATATTGTTGTGCTTCCATTGACAATCCTCCTTTAATTATTTATAATGATAGTGTTGTATTTTGTTGATTGCTCTCGCATACGGATATTGCCGTTGCGGGAGCTTTTTTATTATGCTGCATGGTTGTCTGCCTCTTCTTTTGTTTGTTTATGTAACCGGATCGCTTGTGTGATCCGCGGTATCCAAATAGCGCCTGCTATCATTGTCATACCAATTAGGCAGCGGATTAGGCATTCGCCAAATGATATCGCAATGTTATCCGATGCACCTAATGCGCCTTGAACCAACAGTACACCAAAGACGATTAAGGCGACTTGTCCGGTTTTTATAATGATCTGTTTCATGCTTCCTCCTGATCCTGCGGCATGAAAAACACACGATTTCCGATACTATAGGTTCTTCGTATGCCGTTCAACACCTTTTTAGCTATGGATAATGTTTTATATTCTCCTACAATTACGGCGTAATCGGGATATTCACATGATATGCTGTAACGGTCGTTTCTTCGATCGTAGGTAATTTCAACGGTTTGCAATGTGTCCATATTTATAAGTTTCTCTTCATTTTGGCTGCATATTAGCATTGTTTTCCACCCTCCAATCTAATTGGGCTTATATTGAGTGCCCGGGCTATTTTTTTGATTGTATCTTTGCTGGTATGCTGGGTTATGTTGTCCATAGCAAGTTGTATTGTTTTGCGTGATACTCCGCTATCTCTTTCCAAGTCTGCAACGGTCATTCCTTTGGACCTCATTGCATCCATCAATTTGTTTCCATCAATTTTCATTTTTTTCTCCTATCGCTGAAATAATTCTGTGATTGGAATATGTAGATAGTTACATATCCTATCCAATTCTTCAACGCTGAATTGTCCTGGATTCTTTCGCCTGGTATACATTGTTTTAACTGATATTCTGGCTGCGTTTGCAAGCCTGTCTATAGCAACCCCCTGTAGCTCAGCGTAATAATTGATTTTAGCAATTATCAGGTTATCCCGCTGTTCTACCGGGGATTTTTTTAGTTTTGGCACAGGATCGCCTCCTTTCATTTGAACAAATGATTTGTTACATATCCTAAATTGGTTATGAAAAATCAGAACGGATAGTGTTACTCTTCATCATTTTTATGTAGCAAATCATAAATTGCTAAAACTCCCCAAATGATTACTTCGGCTGAACCAATCAGCGCTCCAATCCATGATGAATTTGCGGCGGAAATGCTACCGTAAATCATGCCAAGCGACTGCATAAGTAAACAAAATTTAAAGTCTAATTTTTTCACTTCTCACCTCAACGTTGATTGCCGAAATATTTTTTAAATACTTCAACTATTACTAAAACGCATAGTATTATGCTAAATGCGATAAATATCCATTTTCCAAGCCCGATAAGGTCTTGGGCGTAAATAAGGCATAACATTTCTAAAATCAGATAGATTTGCGGATTGTTTTTTTCACCTCGCACCTCCTACGCTGGTTTATTGCACTCCCTATCTGTTTGTAGTAAAATGTTGGTAGAAAGGGGGTGTTAAAATGAAATTAAATCCTGACTGTATGAGAGACGTGTTACTTGAAATGGAAAAAGTTCCTTTTAGCGAATCGCTGGATATTGAACCACTATGTAATTCGTTGCCACAATACACTTACGAAGATATCATATATTCTTGCTATAAATTGGAAGAAGCAAATTTTATCCAGGCTATTATTAAATTTTACAATGATGAATTACACGTAATTTCATTGAATGATATTACTTATAATGGTCATCAATTTTTAGCAGATATTCGTTCTGATACCGTATGGAATCACGTCAAAGAAGTTGGTAAAAAAGTAGGATCCAATTCAGTAAGTGCTTTAACACAAATCGCTACAGGAGTAATCACCGCCATTATCAAACAACAACTTGGATTTAATTAAATAAGTGATTTGTTACATATCGGGTACAATCAGTTATTTCTTGATCAGATGGCTGTTTGTACCCGCTTTTTTCTATGTAATAGATCATAGACAATGTGCTAACACGCCATTTAATCCATTTTGCTACTGCGATTAAAAGTAGTACAGATAGAATAACTACAATAAATATCAAGTGAACACCTCCTACGCTGGTTTGTCTTGCTTAAACTGCTTTTCTGCCATAAATGCCATGCCTTCGCCGAAGAGCAGCAATTTTTCTTTTTCTAATGGCGTCATATGTTGGAACGCTTGTTCAAACGTTTTTAAAATTTTTTGTTCCTGTGCAGTCATTTTGTTCACCTCCTTTGTGCTTTAATCACATTATATACTAATAATTTGTGATTGTCAAGCTATTTTTTAATATTTTTGTGCTTGACACACATTTTTGTATATGATATACTAATTTACAAGGTGGTGATATTATGGAAACATTTGAGCGTATTAGATTGCTTAGAAAAAAATACTTAAATATGACGCAAGAAGAATTTTCCTCAAACATAAATATTAGTCGTGCTAATTTAGGTAGCATAGAAGTGGGGAGGATTCGTATAACTGATAGGGTTATCAGTGATATATGTATAAAATATAATGTATCCGAAGAATGGCTGCGCACTGGAGAAGGGGAACCATTTATCAAGCTAACCAGGGATGAGGAACTTATGGAATGGGCTGGAAAAGTTTTGAGCGCAGATTCAAAATCATTTCAAAAACGCTTTGTATCCATGCTATCTAGGTTAAACGAATCTGAATGGCAGGTACTAGAAAAAATGGCTATAGAATTAACAGAAAATAAAAAAGACTAGGGTAAAACCCTAGTCCAAATATGATTTTATGAAACGATATAGCTGTTTTAGCTGATTTTCAGTTGCTTTTTTCAATAGTTCATTGATTAACCTTATGAATATTTCTCCTTGAGATTTTAGGCGAAGTTGCTCCTTGGTTTTTCTGTCCTGTTTCATGGTTTGTCTCCTTTAGCTTGCTGGTGCATCAGTAATATTTGTCAGATTTATAATTTTTTGGAATCCCTAATTTTATAATATCAAATATTTACAGCTATTTCCATTCGCTATATCGACAAAATTTTACTAATTATTTCTATATGGTAAATGTATCCTTTTTTAGGTAAATAGAAATATATAGTTTTATTGTCGTTTTTTGTATAAATTGTGAATGGACATTATTTCCAGTTGGTAGTACAATTATTGTAAAATTATTAAGGATGGAAAGTCGACTAAGCAAAAGAAAGCTTAACATCTTATATTAAACGGATATGATAGAAAAATAAAAGTAATTTTGATAATTGGAGAAGGAATGAACATGAAAATTGAAAAATTTGAAACTACTGTAGAAGAAACTATGTCGTTAAATGAGGAATCTATAGATATTCAAACAATATTGCCAATTTTACATGATGGAGATTTACTAGAGTTTGAATCGGAAATTGATTCCCAAGAAAACCATAAAATTAGAGTATAT
This is a stretch of genomic DNA from Clostridium facile. It encodes these proteins:
- a CDS encoding helix-turn-helix domain-containing protein produces the protein MKIDGNKLMDAMRSKGMTVADLERDSGVSRKTIQLAMDNITQHTSKDTIKKIARALNISPIRLEGGKQC
- a CDS encoding helix-turn-helix domain-containing protein yields the protein METFERIRLLRKKYLNMTQEEFSSNINISRANLGSIEVGRIRITDRVISDICIKYNVSEEWLRTGEGEPFIKLTRDEELMEWAGKVLSADSKSFQKRFVSMLSRLNESEWQVLEKMAIELTENKKD
- a CDS encoding helix-turn-helix domain-containing protein; translation: MPKLKKSPVEQRDNLIIAKINYYAELQGVAIDRLANAARISVKTMYTRRKNPGQFSVEELDRICNYLHIPITELFQR
- a CDS encoding DUF2513 domain-containing protein; the encoded protein is MKLNPDCMRDVLLEMEKVPFSESLDIEPLCNSLPQYTYEDIIYSCYKLEEANFIQAIIKFYNDELHVISLNDITYNGHQFLADIRSDTVWNHVKEVGKKVGSNSVSALTQIATGVITAIIKQQLGFN